A genomic window from Pseudomonas argentinensis includes:
- a CDS encoding penicillin-binding protein 1A: MRLLKFFCWSVIAVFCALVLAVSGAFLYLSPTLPSVDALRSIELQIPLRVYSSDGKLIAEFGEMRRSPIAFADIPPDFTSALLAAEDDNFANHYGVDLTSLMRAATQLLKTGQIQSGGSTITMQVAKNFFLTSERSFSRKITEILLALQIERELSKNEILELYVNKIYLGHRAYGIEAAAQVYYGKSIRDLSLSQLATIAGLPKAPSAFNPLTNPTRAKERRDWILGRMHRLGRIDQARYETALAEPVDASYHVPTPEVPAPYVAEMARAEMVGRYGSDAYTQGFNVTTTVPSDLQVMANKALRDGLIEYDQRHGYRGPESRLPGMTRETWQTELSKQGLRGGLEPAIVTQVEKSGILVLTRRGDEEAVSWDSMKWARPFLNTNSLGPRPQQPADVAQIGDLIRVQRQDDGSLRFAQLPSAQSALVSLDPQNGAIRALVGGFSFEQSNYNRAVQAKRQPGSSFKPFIYSAALDNGYTAASLVNDAPIVFVDDYMDQVWRPKNDTNTFLGPIRLREALYKSRNLVSIRLLQAMGIENTLRYIERFGFNRQDLPRNLSLALGTANLTPMEIATGWTAFANGGHKVQPYLIQRIDNRHGDPLFIANPPTVPNAAKPEVPPPVNEEGVMSTAEAAPEQLPEAPEPATAERILDERTAYIMTSMLQDVIKRGTGRRAMALGRTDLAGKTGTTNESKDSWFSGYNADYVTTVWAGFDQPESLGRHEYGGTVALPIWMSYMGAALKDKPNHAPAEPEGILTLRVDPHSGRAAAPGTPDAYFELFKSEDSPPPMNELDPGMGAPNSPLPADESAPIDLF; encoded by the coding sequence ATGCGTTTGCTGAAGTTTTTCTGCTGGTCCGTCATCGCCGTTTTTTGTGCGCTGGTACTCGCCGTCAGTGGTGCCTTTCTCTACCTGAGCCCGACCCTACCCTCTGTCGATGCCTTGCGCAGTATAGAGCTGCAGATACCCCTTCGCGTGTACAGCAGCGACGGAAAACTCATCGCCGAGTTCGGCGAGATGCGCCGCTCGCCCATCGCCTTCGCCGACATACCGCCCGATTTCACCAGCGCCCTGCTGGCGGCCGAAGACGATAATTTCGCAAACCATTATGGCGTTGATCTTACGAGCCTGATGCGCGCTGCCACGCAATTATTGAAAACAGGTCAGATTCAGTCCGGCGGCAGCACCATCACCATGCAGGTGGCGAAGAACTTCTTCCTCACCAGCGAACGCAGCTTTTCACGCAAGATCACCGAGATCCTGCTCGCCCTGCAGATCGAGCGCGAGCTGAGCAAGAACGAAATCCTCGAGCTGTACGTCAACAAGATCTACCTGGGACACCGCGCCTATGGCATCGAAGCCGCCGCCCAAGTCTATTACGGCAAATCCATCCGAGACTTGAGCCTTTCGCAGCTTGCGACGATAGCCGGTCTTCCCAAGGCACCTTCGGCGTTCAACCCGCTGACCAATCCGACCCGGGCCAAGGAGCGCCGCGACTGGATTCTCGGTCGTATGCATCGCCTGGGGCGCATCGACCAGGCGCGCTACGAAACCGCCCTCGCCGAGCCGGTGGACGCCAGCTACCACGTGCCCACACCGGAAGTGCCGGCGCCCTACGTGGCCGAGATGGCCCGTGCCGAAATGGTCGGCCGCTACGGCAGCGACGCCTACACCCAGGGCTTCAACGTCACCACCACGGTGCCCAGCGACCTGCAGGTCATGGCCAACAAGGCCCTGCGCGACGGCCTGATCGAATACGACCAGCGCCATGGCTATCGCGGCCCGGAAAGCCGCCTGCCCGGCATGACCCGGGAAACCTGGCAGACCGAGCTCAGCAAGCAGGGCCTGCGCGGCGGCCTGGAGCCGGCGATCGTCACCCAGGTGGAGAAGAGCGGCATCCTGGTGCTGACCCGTCGCGGCGATGAGGAAGCGGTGTCCTGGGACAGCATGAAATGGGCCCGCCCCTTCCTCAACACCAACAGCCTGGGGCCACGCCCGCAACAACCGGCGGATGTGGCGCAGATCGGCGACCTGATCCGCGTCCAGCGTCAGGACGACGGCAGCCTGCGCTTCGCGCAACTGCCCAGCGCGCAAAGTGCCCTGGTCTCGCTCGACCCGCAGAATGGCGCCATCCGCGCCCTGGTCGGCGGCTTCTCCTTCGAGCAGAGCAACTACAACCGCGCCGTGCAGGCCAAGCGCCAGCCCGGTTCGAGCTTCAAGCCCTTCATCTATAGCGCGGCGCTCGATAACGGCTACACCGCCGCGAGCCTAGTCAACGACGCACCGATCGTGTTCGTCGACGACTATATGGACCAGGTCTGGCGACCGAAGAACGACACCAACACCTTCCTCGGCCCCATCCGTCTGCGTGAAGCGTTGTACAAGTCGCGCAACCTGGTATCGATCCGCCTGCTGCAGGCCATGGGCATCGAGAACACCCTGCGCTACATCGAGCGCTTCGGCTTCAACCGACAGGATCTGCCACGCAACCTGTCCCTGGCACTCGGTACGGCCAACCTGACGCCCATGGAAATCGCCACGGGCTGGACGGCGTTCGCCAATGGTGGCCACAAGGTGCAGCCCTACCTGATCCAGCGCATCGACAACCGCCATGGTGACCCGCTGTTCATCGCCAACCCGCCGACCGTGCCCAACGCAGCCAAGCCCGAAGTGCCGCCGCCGGTCAACGAGGAAGGCGTGATGAGCACCGCCGAGGCGGCCCCCGAGCAACTGCCGGAGGCCCCGGAGCCGGCAACCGCCGAGCGTATCCTCGACGAGCGCACCGCCTACATCATGACCAGCATGCTGCAGGACGTGATCAAGCGCGGCACCGGGCGCCGGGCCATGGCCCTGGGCCGCACCGACCTGGCCGGCAAGACCGGGACCACCAACGAGTCCAAGGACAGCTGGTTCTCCGGTTACAACGCCGACTACGTGACCACCGTATGGGCCGGTTTCGACCAGCCGGAAAGCCTGGGCCGCCATGAATACGGCGGCACCGTGGCACTGCCGATCTGGATGAGCTACATGGGCGCCGCCCTCAAGGACAAGCCCAACCACGCCCCTGCCGAGCCCGAAGGCATACTCACCCTACGCGTCGATCCGCACAGCGGCCGCGCCGCAGCACCCGGCACGCCGGATGCCTACTTCGAGCTGTTCAAGAGCGAAGATTCGCCACCGCCGATGAACGAGCTCGACCCCGGCATGGGCGCGCCAAACAGCCCACTGCCGGCAGACGAGAGCGCACCGATCGATCTATTCTAG
- the pilO gene encoding type 4a pilus biogenesis protein PilO — protein sequence MSLNDSLASLRKVDINDLDLNNIGSWPAAVKVIAGILAVVLVLVLGYNFHLKDLQATLDQQRLDEETLKEQFSTKAFQAANLEAYREQMKEAETSFGALLKQLPSDTEVPGLLEDITRIGLDSGLEFEEIKLLPEVTQPFYIELPIQIQVVGGYHDLATFVSGVASQPRIVTLHDFELVPAEQGSTSKLRMSVLAKTYRYNDKGAHQ from the coding sequence ATGAGCCTGAATGATTCTCTGGCCAGCCTGCGCAAGGTCGATATCAACGATCTCGATCTGAACAACATCGGCTCCTGGCCCGCCGCGGTCAAGGTGATCGCCGGCATTCTGGCCGTCGTGCTGGTTCTGGTGCTGGGCTACAACTTCCACCTGAAGGATCTGCAGGCCACATTGGATCAGCAGCGTCTGGATGAGGAAACCCTCAAGGAGCAGTTTTCCACCAAGGCGTTTCAGGCGGCCAACCTGGAGGCTTACCGCGAGCAGATGAAGGAGGCTGAGACGTCGTTCGGTGCTCTGCTCAAGCAGTTGCCCAGCGATACCGAAGTGCCGGGTCTGCTCGAAGACATCACCCGTATCGGCCTGGACAGCGGCCTGGAGTTCGAGGAGATCAAGTTGCTACCGGAAGTCACGCAGCCGTTCTATATCGAACTGCCTATCCAGATTCAGGTGGTCGGTGGCTACCATGACCTGGCGACCTTCGTCAGTGGCGTCGCCAGTCAGCCGCGCATCGTGACGCTGCATGATTTCGAACTGGTGCCGGCCGAGCAAGGCAGCACCTCGAAGCTGCGCATGAGTGTGCTGGCCAAGACCTACCGCTATAACGACAAGGGGGCACACCAATGA
- a CDS encoding malic enzyme-like NAD(P)-binding protein: MSDLKTAALEYHEKPRPGKLSVELTKPTATARDLSLAYSPGVAEPVREIARDPELAYRYTGKGNLVAVISDGTAILGLGDLGPLASKPVMEGKGVLFKRFAGVDVFDIEVDAESPQAFIDTVKRISITFGGINLEDIKAPECFEIERALIEQCDIPVFHDDQHGTAIVTAAGMLNALEIAGKTLPEAKIVCLGAGAAAISCMKLLVSMGAKVENIYMIDRKGVIHAGRDDLNQYKAVFATETDKRTLDDALTGADVFVGLSGPDLLSAEGLKLMAPNPIVFACSNPDPEIKPELAHATRDDVIMATGRSDYPNQVNNVLGFPFIFRGALDVRATRINEEMKIAAANALRELAKLPVPQDVCDAYGGIKLEFGREYIIPKPMDARLINVVCDAVAKAAIESGVATLPYPKHYPLQSVDDVFKG; encoded by the coding sequence ATGTCTGATCTGAAAACTGCCGCTCTCGAATACCATGAGAAGCCCCGTCCGGGTAAGTTGAGCGTCGAGCTCACCAAACCCACCGCCACTGCCCGTGACCTGTCGCTGGCCTACAGCCCGGGTGTCGCCGAGCCAGTGCGCGAGATCGCTCGCGATCCGGAGCTCGCCTACCGTTACACCGGTAAAGGCAACCTGGTGGCAGTCATTTCCGACGGCACCGCAATCCTCGGCCTGGGCGACCTCGGCCCGCTGGCTTCCAAGCCGGTCATGGAAGGCAAGGGCGTACTGTTCAAGCGTTTCGCCGGTGTCGACGTGTTCGACATCGAGGTCGATGCCGAAAGCCCGCAGGCCTTCATCGACACCGTCAAGCGCATCTCCATCACCTTCGGTGGCATCAACCTGGAAGACATCAAGGCGCCCGAGTGCTTCGAGATCGAGCGCGCGCTGATCGAGCAGTGCGACATCCCGGTGTTCCACGATGACCAGCACGGCACCGCGATCGTCACCGCAGCCGGCATGCTCAATGCCCTGGAAATCGCCGGCAAGACCCTGCCGGAGGCCAAGATCGTCTGCCTCGGCGCCGGCGCCGCCGCCATCTCCTGCATGAAATTGCTGGTGAGCATGGGTGCGAAGGTCGAGAACATCTACATGATCGACCGCAAAGGCGTGATCCACGCCGGCCGCGACGACCTGAACCAGTACAAGGCGGTATTCGCCACCGAAACCGACAAGCGCACCCTGGATGATGCCCTGACCGGCGCTGACGTATTCGTCGGCCTCTCCGGCCCGGATCTGCTGAGCGCCGAAGGCCTCAAGCTGATGGCGCCGAACCCGATCGTGTTCGCCTGCTCGAATCCGGATCCGGAAATCAAGCCGGAGCTGGCCCACGCCACCCGCGACGACGTGATCATGGCCACCGGTCGTTCCGACTACCCGAACCAGGTCAACAACGTGCTGGGCTTCCCGTTCATCTTCCGTGGTGCGCTGGACGTTCGTGCGACCCGCATCAACGAAGAGATGAAGATCGCCGCCGCCAACGCCCTGCGCGAGCTGGCCAAGCTGCCGGTGCCCCAGGACGTGTGCGATGCCTACGGCGGCATCAAGCTGGAATTCGGCCGCGAGTACATCATCCCGAAGCCGATGGACGCTCGCCTGATCAACGTGGTCTGCGATGCCGTTGCCAAGGCCGCCATCGAGAGCGGCGTGGCGACCCTGCCGTATCCGAAGCACTACCCGCTGCAGTCGGTCGACGACGTGTTCAAGGGCTGA
- a CDS encoding PilN domain-containing protein gives MARINLLPWREQLREERKQRFLVSLGGLLVAAAALIFLGDQYLNGEIENQQARNDFVRKEIAVLDTRIAEISELRTRRQQLLERMKIIQDLQGNRPIIGHVFDQLVRTLPDGVYFTGVKMTDKTIAIVGAAESNSRVSKLMRDMDASDWLTAPNLTEVKAVTAGAVDQANTFQLTVQQSKPAKEEAEVKP, from the coding sequence ATGGCGCGGATTAACCTCCTTCCCTGGCGCGAGCAGCTTCGCGAAGAGCGCAAGCAGCGCTTCCTGGTGTCGCTGGGTGGCCTGCTGGTCGCCGCCGCAGCGCTGATCTTCCTGGGCGACCAGTACCTCAATGGTGAGATCGAGAATCAGCAGGCCCGTAACGACTTCGTGCGCAAGGAAATTGCCGTGCTCGACACCCGCATTGCGGAAATCAGCGAGCTGCGCACCCGCCGCCAGCAATTGCTGGAGCGGATGAAGATCATTCAGGACCTGCAGGGCAACCGTCCGATCATTGGCCATGTGTTCGACCAGTTGGTACGAACGCTGCCCGATGGCGTGTATTTCACCGGGGTGAAAATGACCGACAAGACCATCGCCATCGTCGGCGCGGCCGAGTCGAACAGCCGAGTGTCCAAACTGATGCGTGACATGGATGCCTCCGACTGGCTGACCGCGCCCAACCTGACCGAGGTCAAGGCCGTTACCGCCGGTGCAGTGGACCAGGCCAATACCTTCCAGCTGACCGTGCAGCAATCCAAGCCTGCCAAGGAAGAAGCGGAGGTCAAGCCATGA
- the pilQ gene encoding type IV pilus secretin PilQ, producing MNSSLSRLSLSLLVALLSPAALAANLQALDVAALPGDRVELKLSFDEPVAAPRGYTIEQPARIALDLPGVSNKLGVKNRELGMGNARSVTVVEAKDRTRLIINLTNLSPYNTRTEGNNLFVQVGTGVATSATATAAAPVSAPAPAAARPAQAATPVAAPAAPKVFGAVNKSISNIDFQRGEQGEGNVVINLSDASVSPDIQERGGKIILNFNRTQLPEALRVRLDVKDFATPVQFVSASGTGDDASIVIEPVGAFDYLAYQTENKLTLSVKPLTQEDADKRQAERFAYTGEKLSLNFQDIDVRSVLQLIADFTDLNLVASDTVAGNITLRLQNVPWDQALDLVLKTKGLDKRQVGNVLLVAPAEEIAARERQELESQKQIAELAPLRRELIQVNYAKAEDMAKLFQSVTSADGGVPDDRGSITVDERTNSIIAYQTQERLDELRRIVAQLDVAVRQVMIEARIVEANVNYSKALGVRWGGTLGNAGSRWRAYGKDGNLGIEEDGVGNCGPFAGSCSRPTTEDGNSPVPFVDMGVQGSTSGIGIGFITNSAIIDLQLSAMESSGNGEVVSQPKVVTSDKETAKILKGQEIPYQEASSSGATSTSFKEAALSLEVTPQITPDNRIIMEVKVNKDAPDYQNELNGVPPISKNEVNAKVLVSDGETIVIGGVFENTQTKATEKVPFLGDVPYLGRLFRRDIVNDNKTELLVFITPRIMNTSAVAVSQ from the coding sequence ATGAACAGCTCTCTCTCTCGCCTAAGCCTCTCGCTGCTGGTGGCACTGCTCTCTCCTGCCGCTCTGGCCGCCAACCTGCAGGCGCTGGATGTGGCGGCTCTGCCGGGCGACCGTGTCGAGCTGAAACTGTCCTTCGATGAGCCGGTGGCGGCGCCGCGCGGCTATACCATCGAGCAGCCGGCGCGTATCGCACTGGATCTGCCCGGCGTGTCCAACAAGCTGGGTGTGAAGAACCGCGAGCTGGGCATGGGCAACGCGCGCAGTGTCACCGTGGTCGAGGCCAAGGATCGCACGCGGCTGATCATCAACCTGACCAACCTGTCGCCCTACAACACCCGCACCGAAGGCAACAACCTGTTCGTGCAGGTCGGTACCGGCGTGGCCACATCGGCAACCGCCACGGCAGCGGCGCCGGTGAGCGCGCCTGCGCCAGCGGCGGCCCGTCCTGCTCAGGCGGCAACGCCAGTTGCGGCGCCGGCAGCGCCCAAGGTATTCGGCGCCGTCAACAAGTCGATCAGCAATATCGACTTCCAGCGCGGCGAGCAGGGCGAGGGCAATGTCGTCATCAACCTGTCCGATGCGTCTGTCAGCCCTGATATTCAGGAGCGTGGCGGCAAGATCATCCTCAATTTCAACCGCACCCAGCTGCCCGAGGCCCTGCGTGTGCGCCTGGACGTCAAGGACTTCGCCACCCCGGTGCAGTTCGTCAGTGCCAGCGGTACTGGCGACGACGCCAGTATTGTGATCGAGCCGGTAGGGGCCTTCGATTACCTGGCCTACCAGACCGAGAACAAGCTGACCCTCAGCGTCAAGCCGCTGACCCAGGAAGATGCCGACAAGCGTCAGGCCGAGCGTTTCGCCTATACCGGCGAGAAGCTGTCGCTGAACTTCCAGGATATCGACGTGCGTTCGGTGCTGCAGCTGATCGCCGATTTCACCGATTTGAACCTGGTCGCCAGTGACACGGTGGCGGGCAATATCACCCTGCGTCTGCAGAACGTGCCGTGGGACCAGGCGCTGGATCTGGTGCTCAAGACCAAAGGCCTCGACAAGCGTCAGGTCGGCAACGTGCTGCTGGTCGCGCCGGCGGAAGAGATTGCCGCCCGTGAGCGTCAGGAGCTGGAGTCGCAGAAGCAGATCGCCGAACTGGCCCCGCTGCGCCGTGAGCTGATTCAGGTCAACTACGCCAAGGCCGAGGATATGGCCAAGTTGTTCCAGTCGGTGACCAGTGCTGATGGTGGCGTACCGGACGATCGCGGGTCCATCACGGTCGATGAGCGCACCAATAGCATCATCGCTTATCAGACTCAGGAGCGGCTGGACGAGCTGCGCCGTATCGTGGCGCAGCTCGATGTGGCGGTGCGTCAGGTGATGATCGAGGCGCGTATTGTTGAGGCCAATGTGAATTACAGCAAGGCGCTTGGTGTGCGCTGGGGCGGTACCCTCGGTAATGCGGGGTCCAGATGGCGCGCTTATGGTAAGGATGGAAATCTGGGGATCGAGGAGGATGGTGTAGGTAACTGCGGCCCCTTCGCAGGAAGCTGCTCTCGACCAACCACCGAAGACGGCAATTCACCGGTTCCTTTCGTAGACATGGGCGTTCAGGGCAGCACATCTGGCATTGGCATTGGCTTTATCACCAACAGCGCCATTATCGATCTGCAGCTTTCAGCCATGGAGAGTTCGGGCAACGGCGAAGTCGTTTCTCAGCCTAAGGTGGTTACCTCGGATAAGGAAACCGCAAAAATTCTGAAAGGCCAGGAAATTCCGTACCAGGAGGCTAGTTCCAGCGGTGCGACAAGCACATCGTTCAAAGAGGCAGCTTTGTCTCTTGAGGTGACTCCGCAAATTACCCCGGACAATCGCATCATCATGGAAGTAAAAGTCAATAAGGATGCGCCTGACTATCAGAACGAATTGAACGGAGTTCCACCGATTAGCAAGAACGAAGTCAATGCTAAAGTTCTGGTATCTGATGGTGAGACGATCGTGATTGGTGGCGTGTTCGAGAATACTCAGACGAAAGCAACCGAGAAGGTGCCTTTCCTTGGTGATGTACCTTACTTGGGGCGCTTGTTCCGACGCGACATCGTCAATGACAACAAGACCGAGTTGCTGGTTTTCATCACTCCGCGCATCATGAACACTTCTGCGGTGGCTGTGAGCCAGTGA
- the pilP gene encoding type 4a pilus biogenesis lipoprotein PilP: MKRVLVPGLLLLTLSGCGGGDFSDLQAYMDEVRARPKGQIEPLPQPEPYESFTYSAAALRSPFQPPVKIDMVARAKGSKEIKPDETRVKQFLEGFNIELFEMVGTLANDNGSFALVSGAGGVHRVKVGDYLGRNEGRIVAIDSAKIDVIEIVPDGDGGWLERPRTLTLKERS, from the coding sequence ATGAAACGTGTCCTTGTGCCTGGCCTGTTGCTGCTGACCCTGAGTGGCTGCGGCGGTGGTGACTTCAGCGATCTTCAAGCCTACATGGATGAGGTACGGGCGCGGCCCAAGGGCCAGATCGAGCCCTTGCCGCAACCTGAACCCTACGAAAGCTTCACCTACAGCGCTGCTGCCTTGCGCAGCCCATTCCAGCCGCCGGTGAAGATCGATATGGTCGCTCGGGCGAAAGGCAGCAAGGAAATCAAACCCGACGAAACGCGCGTGAAGCAGTTCCTCGAAGGGTTCAATATCGAGCTGTTCGAGATGGTCGGCACGCTGGCCAATGACAATGGTTCGTTCGCTCTGGTGAGCGGTGCGGGCGGAGTCCATCGCGTCAAGGTTGGGGATTACCTGGGACGTAATGAAGGCCGCATCGTCGCCATCGACAGCGCCAAGATCGACGTTATCGAAATTGTCCCGGATGGCGACGGCGGCTGGCTCGAACGTCCTCGTACCCTCACTCTGAAGGAACGCTCCTGA
- a CDS encoding pilus assembly protein PilM — MLGLFSKKANTLLGIDISSTSVKLLELSRSGSRYKVEAYAVEPLPANAVVEKNIAELEGVGQALSRVLAKAKTSVRSVSVAVAGSAVITKTVEMEAGLSDDELENQLKLEADQYIPYPLEEVAIDFEVQGISPRNPERVEVLLAACRKENVEVREAALALAGLTAKVVDVEAYALERAYDLLAEQLGGGHDELTVAVVDIGATMTTLSVLHNGRTIYTREQLFGGRQLTEEIQRRYGLSVDEAGLAKKQGGLPDDYESEVLQPFKDALVQQVSRSLQFFFAAGQYNDVDYILLAGGTASIPDLDRLIQQKIGTQTLVANPFADMALSGKVNAGALASDAPALMIACGLAMRSFD, encoded by the coding sequence GTGCTAGGGCTCTTCAGTAAAAAAGCGAATACGCTTTTGGGGATCGATATAAGTTCGACCTCCGTCAAGCTCCTCGAATTGAGTCGCTCAGGTAGCCGCTACAAGGTAGAGGCCTACGCAGTCGAGCCGCTCCCCGCCAATGCTGTGGTCGAAAAGAACATCGCCGAACTCGAAGGGGTCGGCCAGGCGTTGTCGCGTGTCCTGGCCAAGGCCAAGACCAGCGTGCGCTCGGTTTCCGTGGCCGTTGCCGGCTCCGCGGTGATCACCAAGACCGTCGAGATGGAAGCGGGCCTGTCGGACGACGAGCTGGAGAACCAGCTCAAGCTCGAAGCCGACCAGTACATTCCCTACCCCCTGGAAGAGGTGGCGATCGACTTCGAAGTTCAGGGCATTTCGCCGCGCAACCCCGAGCGGGTCGAAGTGCTGCTTGCAGCCTGCCGCAAGGAAAACGTCGAGGTTCGCGAGGCCGCCCTGGCCCTTGCCGGGCTGACCGCCAAGGTCGTCGATGTCGAAGCCTATGCCCTCGAGCGTGCCTACGACCTGCTGGCCGAACAGCTCGGCGGTGGACACGACGAATTGACCGTGGCCGTCGTCGATATCGGCGCCACCATGACCACGCTCAGCGTGCTGCACAATGGCCGCACCATCTATACCCGCGAGCAGCTGTTCGGTGGCCGCCAGCTGACCGAGGAAATCCAGCGTCGCTATGGCCTGTCCGTCGATGAAGCGGGGCTTGCCAAGAAGCAGGGCGGCCTGCCCGACGACTACGAAAGCGAAGTGTTGCAGCCCTTCAAGGATGCATTGGTACAGCAGGTGTCGCGCTCTCTGCAGTTCTTCTTTGCCGCCGGCCAGTACAACGATGTGGATTACATCCTGCTGGCCGGTGGAACCGCCTCCATCCCGGATCTCGATCGCCTCATTCAGCAGAAGATAGGCACCCAGACCCTGGTCGCCAACCCGTTCGCGGACATGGCCCTGAGCGGCAAGGTCAATGCGGGGGCGCTGGCCAGTGATGCACCGGCACTGATGATTGCCTGCGGCCTGGCGATGAGGAGTTTCGACTGA